One window of Paludibacter propionicigenes WB4 genomic DNA carries:
- a CDS encoding BatD family protein encodes MKRRIIFISLTFFLLNAVIVKADEPVRFSASAPSTVVLNTPFQLVYTINAAGRDLRVPEITNFDVLAGPFQSHSSSIQIINGRQSSTESTSYTYTLQAQKTGTFAISSASIIVGGQKYTSNGVSIKVLPADAQPKSQGGRGGNAGSGAQTSITNDNLFIRADVSKTNVYEQEAILVTYKLYTLVDVVQCSPKKMIDFTGFMKQDIDQPTNKQFALENYKGRNYTSVVLYKFLLYPQHSGVLQLDKWNFEAVVQVKNRTAVRSIFDDFFDSYTNVSKIITAPAVKINVNALPAGKPATFSGTVGRFNMNSTISATQVKTNDAVTIKVSIEGGGNMKLIKNPVLKFPDGFETYDPKVVNNFKNSSVGLSGSKVIEYMFIPRHSGKFEIPSAEFSYFDIQSKTYKTLRTPVYNLQVEKGAGGESPTVVSSYVDKQDVKQISKDIRFIQTNKFKLSKEEEPVFGTYISWLLYLIPLLISLLLFFIFRKQAKENADISLVKNKKANKLAQKRLKLAQKLLKEGNKDKFYEEVMKATWTYLSDKLSIPVSSLTKDNVETELLNHQVEQTHINKFIDILNTCEFARFAPNSGQQEMGDLYAETIQAISNLEEIFKK; translated from the coding sequence ATGAAACGCAGAATTATATTTATATCGCTAACGTTTTTTTTGCTAAACGCCGTTATAGTAAAAGCTGATGAGCCTGTGCGTTTTTCAGCATCGGCTCCATCTACAGTTGTTTTGAATACGCCATTTCAATTGGTTTACACCATTAATGCAGCAGGAAGAGATTTACGCGTACCGGAGATAACAAATTTCGATGTGTTGGCCGGTCCTTTTCAGTCGCACAGCTCAAGTATTCAGATAATTAATGGACGACAATCATCCACAGAATCCACTTCTTATACTTATACGCTCCAGGCTCAAAAAACAGGAACTTTTGCTATTTCATCCGCTAGTATAATTGTTGGAGGACAGAAATACACCTCTAATGGAGTGTCTATAAAGGTTCTGCCTGCAGATGCGCAACCAAAGTCACAGGGAGGAAGAGGCGGAAATGCAGGATCAGGTGCTCAGACCTCTATCACCAATGATAATCTTTTTATACGAGCTGATGTATCTAAGACCAATGTGTATGAGCAGGAAGCTATTTTGGTAACTTACAAGCTATATACTTTGGTAGATGTGGTTCAATGTAGTCCCAAGAAAATGATTGATTTCACAGGCTTTATGAAGCAAGACATTGATCAGCCTACTAACAAACAATTTGCGCTTGAGAATTATAAAGGAAGAAATTATACATCGGTTGTTCTATATAAATTTTTACTTTATCCACAGCATTCGGGTGTTTTGCAACTTGATAAATGGAACTTTGAAGCAGTGGTTCAGGTGAAGAATCGGACAGCAGTACGAAGTATATTCGATGATTTTTTCGACTCGTATACCAATGTTTCCAAAATTATCACTGCGCCGGCTGTGAAAATTAATGTGAACGCGCTTCCGGCTGGAAAACCGGCTACATTTAGCGGTACAGTAGGTCGTTTTAATATGAATTCCACTATCTCAGCAACTCAGGTTAAAACCAACGATGCTGTAACTATCAAAGTTTCTATAGAAGGTGGTGGAAATATGAAACTGATTAAGAATCCGGTTTTAAAGTTCCCTGATGGTTTTGAGACGTACGATCCAAAAGTTGTAAACAACTTCAAAAATTCATCAGTTGGGTTATCAGGAAGTAAGGTCATTGAATATATGTTTATTCCCCGTCATTCAGGTAAGTTTGAAATACCGTCTGCCGAATTTTCCTATTTTGATATTCAGTCAAAAACATATAAAACATTGCGAACTCCTGTTTATAATCTACAGGTTGAGAAAGGTGCAGGAGGTGAAAGCCCAACCGTGGTTAGTAGCTATGTAGATAAGCAGGATGTAAAGCAAATTAGCAAGGATATTAGATTTATTCAAACGAATAAATTTAAACTTTCAAAAGAGGAAGAGCCTGTTTTTGGGACTTATATTAGTTGGCTGTTATACCTTATTCCGCTTTTAATTTCTCTGTTACTATTCTTCATTTTCCGTAAACAGGCAAAAGAGAATGCTGATATCAGTTTAGTGAAAAACAAGAAAGCAAATAAATTAGCCCAGAAGCGATTGAAGCTAGCCCAGAAATTGCTGAAAGAGGGAAATAAAGATAAATTCTACGAAGAAGTGATGAAGGCAACATGGACTTATTTGAGTGATAAGTTATCCATTCCGGTATCTTCGCTTACAAAAGATAATGTAGAAACTGAGTTGCTCAATCATCAGGTAGAACAGACACATATAAATAAATTCATTGATATTCTGAATACCTGTGAGTTTGCACGCTTTGCTCCGAATTCGGGTCAGCAAGAAATGGGTGATTTATATGCCGAAACAATTCAGGCTATTAGTAATCTTGAAGAAATTTTCAAAAAATAG
- a CDS encoding VWA domain-containing protein → MFRFAHPEYLFLLLLIPLLIGVFIYTSIQKRRNIAKFGNPDILAQLMPNVSKVRPQLKFYFQLVVVFLLTIVLAQPQFGLKQEKEKRKGIEVMIALDVSNSMLAQDVLPSRLENAKQILSKLVDDMNDDKVGLVVFAGDAYTQLPITVDYVSAKMFLSNISPELVPRQGTAIGSALDLAIKSFGAKSEAGKAIILITDGENHEDDAIGAAKLAAENNIIVNVIGMGKTDGAPIPVPGTMSFRKDKDGNVVVSKLNEQMCKEIALAGKGVYVHADNTNGAYKVINKELDKLAKSDLKSTSYSEYNEQFQSFALLALLILVIDFFIFDRKNKRLSKIKIFDLKDKVTK, encoded by the coding sequence ATGTTTAGATTTGCTCATCCTGAATATTTATTTTTACTCCTTTTAATCCCGTTATTAATAGGTGTATTTATTTATACCAGCATTCAAAAGCGCAGGAATATCGCTAAGTTTGGAAATCCGGATATTTTGGCTCAATTGATGCCAAACGTATCTAAAGTCAGGCCACAGCTAAAGTTTTATTTTCAACTGGTGGTAGTTTTTCTATTGACCATAGTTTTGGCGCAACCTCAGTTCGGATTAAAACAGGAAAAAGAAAAACGTAAAGGAATTGAGGTTATGATTGCATTAGATGTCTCAAACTCCATGTTAGCACAGGATGTGTTGCCAAGCAGGCTCGAAAATGCCAAGCAGATTTTGTCAAAGCTGGTTGATGATATGAATGATGATAAAGTCGGTCTGGTGGTTTTTGCAGGAGATGCTTACACACAGCTACCTATCACTGTCGATTACGTTTCAGCAAAGATGTTTTTATCAAATATCTCGCCGGAGTTAGTACCTCGTCAGGGAACAGCTATTGGCAGTGCGCTTGATTTAGCCATCAAGTCGTTTGGAGCTAAAAGTGAGGCGGGGAAAGCAATAATTTTAATTACTGATGGTGAAAATCATGAGGATGATGCTATAGGTGCTGCTAAACTGGCTGCTGAGAATAATATAATTGTAAACGTAATAGGTATGGGGAAAACTGATGGTGCTCCTATTCCTGTTCCGGGTACCATGAGCTTTCGGAAGGATAAAGATGGAAATGTTGTGGTCTCGAAGCTGAACGAACAAATGTGTAAAGAGATTGCGTTGGCCGGTAAGGGAGTTTACGTTCATGCAGATAATACAAATGGAGCTTATAAGGTAATAAACAAGGAACTGGATAAGCTTGCAAAATCCGATTTGAAATCAACTTCTTATTCGGAATACAACGAACAATTTCAGTCGTTTGCTTTGTTGGCTCTGTTGATATTAGTGATAGATTTTTTCATTTTTGATAGAAAAAACAAAAGACTCAGCAAAATTAAAATTTTTGATTTAAAAGATAAGGTCACGAAATAA
- a CDS encoding tetratricopeptide repeat protein gives MKKIIYILFMSLVVVPVAAQKESDDVRAGNKLYKSSKFTDAEIAYRKGLLKNPRSFEANYNLGNALFRQKKYSEALERYNNAISIKPDEKEKIAAAFHNTGNSLLLDNKIEESIKAYEMALKKNPKDNETRYNLAYAQALLKKQNKDKNKDKKQDQQKQDPKPQPQPQQPQPKPQPQQQQMSKDNAQQILDALQQDEKNAQDKAKKQQPRTNKKAEKDW, from the coding sequence ATGAAAAAGATAATATACATATTGTTTATGAGTTTAGTAGTCGTTCCGGTTGCAGCTCAAAAAGAAAGCGATGATGTCAGGGCAGGAAATAAATTGTATAAATCATCGAAGTTCACTGATGCCGAAATAGCTTACAGAAAAGGATTATTGAAAAATCCAAGATCATTTGAGGCCAACTACAATTTGGGTAATGCTTTGTTCAGACAAAAGAAATATTCTGAAGCGCTGGAAAGGTACAATAATGCGATATCCATCAAGCCGGATGAAAAAGAAAAAATTGCGGCAGCCTTTCATAATACCGGAAATTCTTTATTGCTCGATAACAAAATAGAGGAGAGTATAAAGGCTTATGAGATGGCATTGAAGAAAAATCCTAAAGATAACGAAACCCGTTATAATTTGGCTTATGCGCAAGCACTATTGAAGAAGCAAAACAAAGATAAGAACAAGGATAAAAAACAAGATCAGCAAAAGCAAGATCCAAAACCTCAACCACAGCCTCAGCAACCTCAGCCTAAGCCTCAACCTCAGCAGCAGCAAATGTCTAAGGATAATGCTCAACAGATACTTGATGCATTACAGCAGGACGAGAAGAACGCACAAGACAAAGCTAAAAAGCAACAGCCGAGGACAAACAAGAAAGCTGAAAAAGATTGGTAA
- a CDS encoding DUF58 domain-containing protein — METSELLKKVRKIEIKTRGLSKNIFAGEYHSAFKGRGMTFAEVREYQYGDDIRSIDWNVTARFGHPYIKVFEEERELTVVLLIDVSGSREFGTVSQLKKDIFTEVAATLAFSTIQNNDKIGVIFFSDKIEKFIPPKKGKKHVLQIIRELIDFEPESNKTDIAGALRYLTNAIKKSSTAFIISDFIDTNFERDLTIASRKHDVVAMQVYDIRETELPNVGLIKLKDAESGERVWVDTSDKRLRTTFKHAWGEGQLALQKAFTKSGVDLVSMSTSDDYVRALMKLFKMRA; from the coding sequence GTGGAAACCAGTGAATTATTAAAGAAGGTACGGAAGATAGAGATTAAGACACGTGGTTTGTCGAAGAATATTTTCGCAGGAGAATACCATTCAGCTTTCAAGGGTCGTGGAATGACCTTTGCCGAAGTGCGTGAATATCAGTACGGCGATGATATCAGGTCGATTGATTGGAATGTGACTGCGCGTTTTGGGCATCCGTATATAAAGGTTTTTGAAGAAGAACGTGAATTGACAGTGGTACTGTTAATTGATGTATCTGGTAGTCGTGAGTTTGGTACCGTATCACAGTTAAAGAAGGATATTTTTACCGAAGTGGCTGCTACACTTGCTTTTTCAACCATTCAGAATAACGATAAAATCGGAGTGATATTCTTTTCCGATAAAATAGAGAAATTTATTCCTCCTAAAAAAGGGAAAAAACATGTTCTCCAAATTATCAGGGAATTAATTGATTTCGAGCCGGAGAGTAACAAAACTGATATTGCCGGAGCATTACGCTACCTTACAAACGCAATTAAGAAAAGTTCAACAGCATTTATTATTTCCGATTTTATTGATACCAATTTTGAAAGAGATTTGACCATTGCAAGCAGAAAGCATGATGTGGTTGCTATGCAGGTTTATGATATTCGTGAAACCGAACTGCCGAATGTAGGTTTAATAAAACTGAAAGATGCAGAATCGGGTGAACGGGTTTGGGTAGATACTTCCGATAAAAGGCTTCGAACAACGTTTAAACACGCTTGGGGAGAAGGGCAGTTGGCTCTGCAGAAAGCCTTTACGAAATCCGGTGTTGATTTGGTCTCTATGAGTACTTCCGACGATTACGTTCGAGCTTTGATGAAGTTATTCAAGATGAGAGCATAA
- a CDS encoding ABC transporter permease, with product MEFNTIIKPQNKLLEVDFKEIWQYRDLFSMFVKRDIITQYKQTILGPAWFFIQPALTTVMYMIVFGGIAGISTDGLPQPMFYLAGIVCWQYFSDCLNKTSSTFTANQGIFGKVYFPRMIVPLSTVASNLVRMGIQFLLFVVVYIYYLIMGVHVAPNIYILLLPLVIIMLAGLSLGFGIIISSMTTKYRDLTILFTFIVQLWMYATPIIYPLSTMSPKRQWIMALNPVTSLVETFKYGTMGVGTFSWAQLGYSFGFMVVLLAIGIVVFNKVQRSFMDTV from the coding sequence ATGGAATTTAACACAATTATAAAGCCACAAAATAAGCTTTTAGAAGTCGATTTTAAAGAAATCTGGCAGTATCGTGATTTGTTTTCCATGTTTGTAAAGCGCGATATTATTACGCAATACAAGCAAACAATCCTTGGGCCTGCCTGGTTCTTCATTCAACCAGCTTTAACGACTGTGATGTATATGATTGTCTTCGGTGGTATTGCAGGTATATCGACCGATGGCTTGCCGCAGCCCATGTTCTATCTGGCGGGTATAGTTTGCTGGCAGTATTTTTCCGATTGTTTGAATAAAACGTCTTCAACCTTCACGGCCAATCAGGGAATATTTGGAAAAGTTTATTTTCCGAGGATGATTGTGCCGCTTTCTACTGTGGCCTCTAATTTGGTACGGATGGGTATTCAGTTTTTGCTTTTTGTAGTGGTTTATATTTATTATCTGATTATGGGGGTGCATGTTGCTCCCAATATATATATTCTGCTTCTACCGTTGGTAATTATTATGTTGGCTGGTTTGTCATTGGGCTTTGGAATTATTATTTCATCCATGACTACCAAATACAGGGATTTGACGATACTGTTTACTTTTATTGTTCAACTCTGGATGTATGCCACTCCGATCATTTATCCGTTGAGCACGATGTCGCCAAAACGTCAATGGATTATGGCTTTAAATCCGGTAACATCGCTGGTGGAAACCTTTAAATATGGCACCATGGGAGTCGGAACATTTAGTTGGGCTCAATTGGGCTACAGTTTTGGCTTTATGGTTGTTCTTTTGGCTATTGGCATAGTTGTATTTAATAAAGTGCAACGCTCATTTATGGATACTGTTTGA
- a CDS encoding vWA domain-containing protein, with protein sequence MTFHNPEYLFLLLLLIPIVFWYVWELHKSDASLQISAHRNLKQFPQSKKIKLRHIPFVLRILVIACLIIALARPQASNSWRTQNTEGIDIMMALDISSTMLAGDIKPTRLEAAKSVATEFILSRPNDNIGLVIFARESFTQCPLTTDHAVLVNLFNGVNNGMIEDGTAIGLGLANAVNRIKDGKSKSKVIILLTDGSNNSGDIAPITAAEIAKTFGIRIYTIGVGTHGVINIPVSTPMGIQYQRVQSEFDAKSLENIANLTGGKYFGATDNSKLRNIYQEIDKLEKTRIKIQQYSKKDEQFYLFSIFAFVFLILEILLRNTVFRKIP encoded by the coding sequence ATGACATTCCATAACCCTGAATATTTGTTTTTACTGCTACTGCTTATTCCAATAGTATTTTGGTACGTATGGGAGCTGCACAAGTCAGATGCCAGCTTACAGATTTCAGCGCATCGCAACTTAAAGCAGTTTCCACAAAGCAAAAAAATTAAGCTGAGGCATATTCCGTTTGTTCTCAGAATATTGGTAATTGCATGCCTTATTATAGCATTGGCAAGGCCTCAGGCTTCGAATAGCTGGCGTACGCAAAATACTGAAGGAATTGATATTATGATGGCTCTGGATATTTCCAGTACCATGTTGGCCGGAGATATCAAGCCTACCAGACTGGAAGCTGCCAAATCTGTTGCTACAGAGTTTATACTATCACGTCCTAATGACAACATCGGTTTAGTTATCTTTGCACGCGAAAGTTTTACTCAATGTCCGTTAACAACAGATCATGCCGTGTTGGTTAATCTCTTCAATGGTGTAAACAATGGTATGATTGAAGATGGAACTGCTATCGGACTTGGATTGGCTAATGCCGTAAACAGAATTAAAGATGGAAAATCAAAATCTAAGGTTATTATCCTTCTTACTGATGGATCTAACAATAGTGGAGATATAGCCCCTATCACAGCAGCAGAGATAGCAAAAACTTTTGGTATCAGAATTTACACTATCGGTGTAGGAACTCATGGTGTAATAAATATACCTGTTTCAACTCCAATGGGAATCCAATATCAGCGAGTTCAATCGGAATTTGATGCCAAATCTTTAGAAAATATTGCAAATCTTACAGGAGGTAAGTACTTTGGTGCAACAGATAACTCTAAACTGCGTAATATATACCAGGAAATAGATAAGTTGGAGAAAACCAGAATCAAGATTCAACAATATAGCAAGAAAGATGAGCAATTTTACCTGTTCAGCATATTTGCATTTGTATTCCTGATTTTAGAAATTCTTCTCAGAAATACCGTTTTCAGAAAAATACCTTAA
- the mtaB gene encoding tRNA (N(6)-L-threonylcarbamoyladenosine(37)-C(2))-methylthiotransferase MtaB: MIDNTIFNDKKVAFHTLGCKLNFAETSAIGKQLTDEGFAKVKTGEQADICIINTCSVTDTADHKCRQAINRLNRQHPDAIMIVTGCYAQLKPEEVAAIDGVDLVLGANEKFNVLEYIQKLDGTEKSEIHRSEIKRVREFKPSCSRDDRTRYFLKVQDGCDYFCTYCTIPYARGRSRNATIPETVAMAMQAVEAGAKEIVLSGVNIGDFGKSTGESFFDLVKALDTIPADVRFRISSIEPNLLTDEIITYISTSHRFMPHFHIPLQSGTNEVLQLMKRKYNRELFAHKVELIKSLLPHAFIGVDVIVGVRGETDELFEQSCRFIDSLDISQLHVFTYSERAGTKMLDIEYTVSLNERKRRSNVLHSLSEKKTKAFYQNQVGNTYPVLWESRHNGEFMVGFSSNYVKVERQYDKKLVNTIQIVTLGEWNDDKSALIGV, from the coding sequence ATGATCGACAACACTATATTTAACGATAAAAAAGTAGCATTTCACACCTTAGGCTGTAAGCTCAATTTTGCCGAGACATCGGCTATTGGCAAGCAACTTACCGACGAAGGATTTGCAAAAGTAAAAACCGGAGAACAGGCCGATATTTGCATCATAAATACCTGCTCTGTAACCGACACGGCCGACCATAAATGCCGTCAGGCCATCAATCGTTTAAACAGACAACATCCTGATGCAATTATGATTGTAACCGGATGTTATGCACAACTAAAACCAGAAGAAGTAGCCGCCATTGATGGGGTTGATCTAGTTCTCGGGGCTAATGAGAAGTTCAATGTCCTTGAATATATACAAAAGCTGGACGGAACTGAAAAAAGTGAGATTCATCGTTCGGAAATAAAAAGAGTGCGGGAGTTTAAACCGTCCTGCTCTCGCGACGACCGTACACGCTACTTTCTAAAGGTACAGGACGGATGCGATTACTTCTGTACCTATTGCACCATTCCTTATGCACGTGGACGTAGCCGGAATGCAACTATCCCCGAAACTGTAGCCATGGCTATGCAAGCTGTCGAAGCCGGAGCTAAAGAAATTGTACTGTCGGGCGTGAATATAGGTGATTTTGGCAAAAGCACCGGCGAATCATTTTTTGACCTCGTAAAAGCCCTTGACACAATTCCAGCCGATGTACGGTTCAGAATATCATCTATCGAGCCTAATTTACTTACAGACGAGATAATTACCTACATTTCTACAAGCCACCGTTTTATGCCTCATTTTCATATCCCGTTGCAATCGGGAACTAACGAGGTACTTCAACTGATGAAGCGGAAATATAACAGGGAACTGTTTGCACACAAGGTAGAGCTTATCAAAAGCCTTTTACCTCATGCATTTATCGGGGTTGATGTCATTGTGGGTGTTCGTGGTGAAACAGACGAACTTTTTGAGCAATCCTGTCGGTTTATTGACTCACTGGATATATCGCAATTGCACGTATTCACCTATTCGGAACGTGCCGGAACGAAAATGCTCGACATAGAATATACAGTATCACTTAACGAACGCAAACGCCGTAGCAATGTACTCCATTCTTTATCCGAGAAAAAGACAAAAGCTTTCTACCAAAATCAAGTAGGCAATACCTACCCTGTATTGTGGGAAAGCCGACACAACGGAGAATTTATGGTTGGTTTCAGCAGTAATTACGTAAAGGTCGAACGACAGTATGACAAAAAACTGGTTAACACCATTCAAATCGTAACTCTTGGAGAATGGAACGACGATAAGTCGGCATTAATTGGAGTTTAA
- a CDS encoding phosphatase PAP2 family protein, producing MNLIEVIKQLDLNLFLLINGLHSPFFDQFMYAVSYKMTWVPLYIAVLFVLVKHWKRESIWLVLALVICIVISDQVASGLLKNLVKRLRPSHVDELKDIIHLVKGYAGGMYGFASSHASNAVGFALLSSLLLKQKAYSFSIFAWAIITAYSRIYLGVHYPLDILGGAVIGALAASICYGFIYKYRPSLLKHEAYTEIERPVALVPVSVLGLSFLGIIVYSFVS from the coding sequence ATGAATCTAATCGAAGTGATAAAACAGTTAGATCTAAATCTGTTTTTATTGATTAATGGGCTTCATTCTCCATTTTTTGACCAATTCATGTACGCTGTAAGCTATAAGATGACTTGGGTGCCTTTGTACATTGCCGTTTTGTTTGTTTTGGTAAAGCATTGGAAGCGAGAATCTATTTGGCTTGTTTTGGCTCTGGTTATATGTATTGTTATTTCCGATCAGGTCGCGTCCGGTTTGTTGAAAAACCTTGTTAAGCGGCTTCGTCCATCTCATGTTGATGAGCTTAAAGATATAATACACTTAGTGAAAGGTTATGCTGGTGGTATGTATGGATTCGCCTCATCTCATGCTTCAAATGCAGTAGGTTTTGCATTGCTCTCATCGTTGCTTTTAAAACAGAAAGCTTATAGTTTTTCAATATTTGCATGGGCTATTATCACAGCCTATTCCAGAATTTATCTCGGTGTGCATTATCCGTTAGACATTTTGGGTGGAGCAGTTATAGGTGCTCTGGCTGCTTCTATTTGTTATGGGTTTATATACAAGTATCGTCCGAGCTTGCTAAAGCACGAAGCATATACTGAAATAGAAAGACCAGTGGCTTTAGTCCCGGTTTCAGTGCTGGGCTTAAGTTTTTTGGGAATAATTGTGTATAGTTTCGTCAGCTAA
- the hisF gene encoding imidazole glycerol phosphate synthase subunit HisF, translating to MLAKRIIPCLDIKNGQTVKGINFENITDVGDPVELGALYAQMGADELVFLDITATNEKRKTLSELVTRIAKHINIPFTVGGGISSVEDVSVLLACGADKISVNTSAVRNPQLISDLASQFGSQCVVLAIDTKYIDGEWFVFLNGGRIPTDIKTVEWAKQAVALGAGEILLTSMNNDGTKDGFALDITCAVSEAVNVPVIASGGAGTMEHFVEVFDAGKADAALAASIFHYKEIGIPELKMFLKEKGVEVRI from the coding sequence ATGTTAGCAAAACGTATCATCCCCTGTCTGGATATCAAAAATGGACAAACAGTGAAAGGCATTAATTTCGAGAACATTACCGATGTTGGTGATCCGGTAGAGCTAGGAGCTCTATATGCCCAAATGGGTGCCGATGAATTGGTGTTTCTGGATATCACTGCAACCAACGAGAAACGTAAAACTTTATCGGAACTCGTTACACGCATTGCCAAACATATTAATATTCCATTCACTGTAGGTGGAGGTATTTCAAGCGTGGAAGATGTATCGGTGTTACTTGCATGTGGCGCTGATAAAATTTCCGTAAACACATCAGCCGTTCGCAATCCACAGTTAATAAGCGATTTAGCATCTCAGTTTGGAAGTCAATGCGTAGTACTGGCAATTGATACCAAATACATTGATGGAGAATGGTTTGTATTCCTCAATGGCGGTAGAATTCCTACGGACATTAAGACAGTCGAGTGGGCAAAACAAGCGGTTGCACTTGGAGCCGGAGAAATATTGTTGACATCGATGAATAACGACGGCACCAAAGACGGATTTGCCTTAGACATTACGTGTGCCGTTTCCGAAGCTGTAAATGTGCCGGTCATTGCCAGTGGCGGTGCAGGAACTATGGAACACTTTGTAGAAGTATTTGATGCAGGAAAGGCTGATGCAGCACTGGCAGCAAGCATATTTCACTACAAAGAGATTGGCATTCCCGAATTAAAAATGTTTCTGAAAGAAAAAGGTGTTGAAGTTAGAATTTAG
- a CDS encoding tetratricopeptide repeat protein — translation MKRIILFISILTAFSSLTMAQSDAVSQANNLYTKGDYTSAAKQYETILSNQGVAPELYFNLGNAYYKSNEIGRSILNYERALRLSPSYDDARFNLELAQTKVVDNSMQSSTFFLSRWIQNFIKMLTSNQWLGISVALFVVTLILIFLFIFGSTHFIRKLSFQVAVSLLLVCFATFIFSGIRKDQLVNHREAIVMVGVVTVKSSPDKSGTDLFQLHEGTKVKVKSTLGNWTEIKLGNGNVGWVEQANIEKI, via the coding sequence ATGAAACGTATCATTCTGTTTATATCCATCTTAACTGCTTTTAGCTCATTGACAATGGCTCAATCTGATGCTGTGAGTCAGGCTAACAATTTGTACACAAAAGGCGATTATACTTCTGCTGCTAAGCAATACGAAACGATATTAAGCAATCAAGGTGTTGCTCCGGAACTGTATTTTAATCTTGGCAATGCGTACTATAAATCAAATGAAATTGGACGTTCTATTCTGAATTATGAACGGGCTTTAAGATTGTCTCCATCGTACGATGATGCCAGATTTAATCTGGAACTTGCTCAAACAAAGGTGGTTGATAATTCGATGCAGTCTTCTACTTTTTTCTTAAGTCGTTGGATTCAGAATTTTATTAAGATGCTTACCTCAAACCAATGGTTAGGAATTAGCGTCGCGTTATTTGTTGTTACTCTTATACTAATCTTTCTTTTTATTTTCGGGTCAACGCATTTCATACGCAAGCTGTCTTTTCAGGTAGCAGTATCTTTACTGTTGGTTTGTTTTGCTACTTTCATATTCTCGGGAATACGTAAAGATCAGTTAGTGAATCATAGAGAAGCAATTGTTATGGTGGGAGTAGTGACGGTTAAGAGTTCACCGGATAAAAGCGGAACAGATTTATTCCAGTTGCACGAAGGAACTAAGGTGAAAGTAAAGAGCACGTTAGGCAATTGGACTGAAATTAAACTGGGAAACGGAAACGTAGGCTGGGTTGAGCAAGCAAATATTGAAAAGATCTAA
- a CDS encoding AAA family ATPase: protein MIQSVDIRELNERIEKQSSFVDALTMGMDKVIVGQKHLVESLLIGLLSDGHILLEGVPGLAKTLAIKTLSDLIKGNYSRIQFTPDLLPADVIGTMIYSQKKEEFSIRKGPIFANLVLADEINRAPAKVQSALLEAMQERQVTIGDQTYKLEEPFLVMATQNPIEQEGTYPLPEAQVDRFMLKVIINYPKKEEEKLIIRQNLLKDKPTVLPILTPKDIIEARDIVRQVYIDEKIERYIVDIVFATRFPQDYGLDSLKEMISFGASPRASINLALAARAYAFIKRRGYVIPEDIRAVCYDVLRHRIGLSYEAEANNMTSDEIITEILNTVEVP from the coding sequence ATGATTCAATCTGTTGATATTAGGGAACTTAATGAACGCATAGAAAAACAAAGTTCATTTGTTGATGCATTAACCATGGGGATGGATAAAGTAATTGTCGGTCAAAAACACTTGGTAGAGTCGTTATTGATTGGTTTACTTTCAGATGGACACATTTTACTCGAGGGTGTACCCGGATTGGCAAAAACTCTGGCCATCAAAACATTGTCAGATTTGATAAAAGGTAATTATAGTAGAATCCAGTTTACTCCGGATTTACTGCCTGCTGATGTTATCGGAACAATGATTTATAGCCAAAAGAAAGAAGAATTCAGCATTAGAAAAGGGCCTATTTTTGCGAACCTTGTTTTAGCTGATGAAATAAACCGTGCTCCGGCCAAAGTTCAGAGTGCTTTGCTTGAAGCGATGCAGGAACGTCAGGTGACTATCGGTGATCAGACTTACAAGCTGGAAGAGCCATTTTTGGTAATGGCCACTCAGAACCCGATAGAGCAGGAGGGAACTTATCCTTTACCAGAAGCTCAGGTAGACCGTTTTATGTTGAAAGTGATAATTAATTATCCTAAGAAAGAAGAAGAAAAATTGATTATCCGCCAGAACTTGTTGAAGGATAAACCAACCGTACTTCCAATTCTGACTCCAAAAGATATTATCGAAGCCCGTGATATTGTTCGTCAGGTTTATATTGACGAAAAAATTGAACGTTACATTGTAGATATTGTTTTTGCAACCCGTTTTCCACAGGATTATGGTTTGGATTCTTTAAAAGAAATGATATCATTTGGTGCTTCACCTCGTGCCTCAATTAATTTGGCATTGGCAGCGCGCGCTTATGCATTCATTAAACGAAGAGGTTACGTGATTCCGGAAGATATACGTGCAGTTTGTTATGATGTATTGCGTCACCGTATTGGGTTAAGTTATGAAGCTGAAGCTAACAATATGACTTCCGACGAAATTATAACTGAAATTTTGAATACAGTTGAAGTGCCATAA